A single Caretta caretta isolate rCarCar2 chromosome 2, rCarCar1.hap1, whole genome shotgun sequence DNA region contains:
- the LOC125632040 gene encoding uncharacterized protein LOC125632040 isoform X1 has product MGSSLSALQVQHRNELQYLLHKAQHDCPARALTLLLQEVCAKCPWYPEAGSLKLADWERLGQTLHKEPRVPVQALHAWHLCRDVVQRVASDRPSLVRLVISPRPSAPAAIPPPGDATQSVASERPSPAPTEGLPIPPPPFAPAAIPPPALPPVPLLPPPPWPSPPEPVCDHPPPVGPPGGSSASAQKLSLVQQMVHAAKARSDLTAEELADLVSVCPVTWQNDDQGNPVGTWTTLPYSVVREVKKAIREFGLTSTFVRGLIEGMGTGYSLISEDWKTLLRMMLSPSQYVIWLSEYRQMAERQAQDRCGFQLGVCDRHLNNMAWHQGLSNPIPEFQLTLEETTLPPESTTTGRKRRRRSVPSQPVTWGAVKALVAAAQRRLAADQQPETPETLFVAILAQITANSVMIVCLLCLLFSVGVGSEAPPPL; this is encoded by the exons atgggaagctccctctctgctttgcaagtgcaacaccgcaatgagctgcagtatttgctgcataaggctcagcatgactgcccggctcgagcacttactctcctgctacaggaggtgtgtgccaagtgcccgtggtatcctgaagccggaagccttaagctagcggactgggagcgattgggccagacattgcacaaagagcctcgggtgcccgtgcaggctttacatgcctggcacctctgccgcgatgtggtacagcgtgtcgcctccgacaggccctccctcgtgaggctggtgatctcaccacgcccgtctgctcctgcagccatcccccctcctggcgatgcgacacagagtgtcgcctcggaaaggccctctccagcaccaacagaggggctgccgatcccgccgcccccgttcgctcctgcagccatccctccccctgctttgcccccagtgcctctattaccaccgcctccctggccttccccaccggagccggtgtgtgatcaccctccccccgtggggccccccggagggtcatctgcatctgctcagaagctttcgctggtgcaacaaatggttcacgcagcgaaagctcgatcagatcttacagcggaggagctggctgatctggtctccgtttgcccggtgacctggcagaatgatgaccagggcaaccccgtgggcacctggaccactttgccatactcggtggttagagaggtaaagaaagcaattcgtgaatttggcctgactagcacctttgtgcgtggtctcattgaagggatgggtactgggtactccctaatctctgaggattggaaaacgctgctgcgcatgatgttgtcacccagtcagtatgttatttggcttagtgagtatcggcagatggcagaacgccaagctcag gaccgttgtgggttccagctcggtgtgtgcgaccggcacttaaacaacatggcatggcaccagggactgtcgaatcccataccggagtttcagctgaccttggaggagaccacgttgccccccgagtcgacaacgacgggacggaaacggaggaggcgtagcgtcccaagccagcccgtgacatggggagcagtaaaagcattggtcgccgcggctcaacgaagactggcagcagatcaacagccagagactcctgagactttgtttgtggcgattctcgcccaaatcactgctaattctgtgatgattgtgtgccttttgtgcctgctattttctgtaggggttggctcggaagcgcCTCCCCCGTTataa
- the LOC125632040 gene encoding uncharacterized protein LOC125632040 isoform X2 gives MGSSLSALQVQHRNELQYLLHKAQHDCPARALTLLLQEVCAKCPWYPEAGSLKLADWERLGQTLHKEPRVPVQALHAWHLCRDVVQRVASDRPSLVRLVISPRPSAPAAIPPPGDATQSVASERPSPAPTEGLPIPPPPFAPAAIPPPALPPVPLLPPPPWPSPPEPVCDHPPPVGPPGGSSASAQKLSLVQQMVHAAKARSDLTAEELADLVSVCPVTWQNDDQGNPVGTWTTLPYSVVREVKKAIREFGLTSTFVRGLIEGMGTGYSLISEDWKTLLRMMLSPSQYVIWLRPLWVPARCVRPALKQHGMAPGTVESHTGVSADLGGDHVAPRVDNDGTETEEA, from the exons atgggaagctccctctctgctttgcaagtgcaacaccgcaatgagctgcagtatttgctgcataaggctcagcatgactgcccggctcgagcacttactctcctgctacaggaggtgtgtgccaagtgcccgtggtatcctgaagccggaagccttaagctagcggactgggagcgattgggccagacattgcacaaagagcctcgggtgcccgtgcaggctttacatgcctggcacctctgccgcgatgtggtacagcgtgtcgcctccgacaggccctccctcgtgaggctggtgatctcaccacgcccgtctgctcctgcagccatcccccctcctggcgatgcgacacagagtgtcgcctcggaaaggccctctccagcaccaacagaggggctgccgatcccgccgcccccgttcgctcctgcagccatccctccccctgctttgcccccagtgcctctattaccaccgcctccctggccttccccaccggagccggtgtgtgatcaccctccccccgtggggccccccggagggtcatctgcatctgctcagaagctttcgctggtgcaacaaatggttcacgcagcgaaagctcgatcagatcttacagcggaggagctggctgatctggtctccgtttgcccggtgacctggcagaatgatgaccagggcaaccccgtgggcacctggaccactttgccatactcggtggttagagaggtaaagaaagcaattcgtgaatttggcctgactagcacctttgtgcgtggtctcattgaagggatgggtactgggtactccctaatctctgaggattggaaaacgctgctgcgcatgatgttgtcacccagtcagtatgttatttggctta gaccgttgtgggttccagctcggtgtgtgcgaccggcacttaaacaacatggcatggcaccagggactgtcgaatcccataccggagtttcagctgaccttggaggagaccacgttgccccccgagtcgacaacgacgggacggaaacggaggaggcgtag
- the LOC125632040 gene encoding uncharacterized protein LOC125632040 isoform X3: MGSSLSALQVQHRNELQYLLHKAQHDCPARALTLLLQEVCAKCPWYPEAGSLKLADWERLGQTLHKEPRVPVQALHAWHLCRDVVQRVASDRPSLVRLVISPRPSAPAAIPPPGDATQSVASERPSPAPTEGLPIPPPPFAPAAIPPPALPPVPLLPPPPWPSPPEPVCDHPPPVGPPGGSSASAQKLSLVQQMVHAAKARSDLTAEELADLVSVCPVTWQNDDQGNPVGTWTTLPYSVVREVKKAIREFGLTSTFVRGLIEGMGTGYSLISEDWKTLLRMMLSPSQYVIWLSEYRQMAERQAQGWWTLELTLR, from the exons atgggaagctccctctctgctttgcaagtgcaacaccgcaatgagctgcagtatttgctgcataaggctcagcatgactgcccggctcgagcacttactctcctgctacaggaggtgtgtgccaagtgcccgtggtatcctgaagccggaagccttaagctagcggactgggagcgattgggccagacattgcacaaagagcctcgggtgcccgtgcaggctttacatgcctggcacctctgccgcgatgtggtacagcgtgtcgcctccgacaggccctccctcgtgaggctggtgatctcaccacgcccgtctgctcctgcagccatcccccctcctggcgatgcgacacagagtgtcgcctcggaaaggccctctccagcaccaacagaggggctgccgatcccgccgcccccgttcgctcctgcagccatccctccccctgctttgcccccagtgcctctattaccaccgcctccctggccttccccaccggagccggtgtgtgatcaccctccccccgtggggccccccggagggtcatctgcatctgctcagaagctttcgctggtgcaacaaatggttcacgcagcgaaagctcgatcagatcttacagcggaggagctggctgatctggtctccgtttgcccggtgacctggcagaatgatgaccagggcaaccccgtgggcacctggaccactttgccatactcggtggttagagaggtaaagaaagcaattcgtgaatttggcctgactagcacctttgtgcgtggtctcattgaagggatgggtactgggtactccctaatctctgaggattggaaaacgctgctgcgcatgatgttgtcacccagtcagtatgttatttggcttagtgagtatcggcagatggcagaacgccaagctcag ggctggtggacactggagctgacgttacggtga